Part of the Primulina huaijiensis isolate GDHJ02 chromosome 15, ASM1229523v2, whole genome shotgun sequence genome is shown below.
TTTGGTCCAAGAAATTCTGAATAAAGAAATATGCAGCACTTCAGCAGGTAGATTACAAGAGGAGAAGAGTCTTTCTGAACCCAAAGAGTGTTCCAGGGGTAGCAAAAATTTCGTCCCTTTTCGTGGAAACCTCTCCGTTGGTGCTAAAAGAAGTGAAAAGAGGCAGATCAAGACCGAGAAGACTGTTAGCTTGGAAGTACTTAGGCAATATTTTGCTGGGAGTCTAAAAGATGCTGCCAAAGACATTGGGGGTATGATAATAACACATTTGCTTCATTGTATTTCTTGCATATATGATTCTTTCCAGCTCACAAGAAATTTTTCGTGTTTCATTTATTTGCATATTGCAGTTTGCCCAACAACTCTGAAACGGATATGCAGACAGCATGGGATCATTCGGTGGCCTTCAAGAAAGATAAAAAAGGTGGGCCATTCATTGAGGAAGCTTCAGCTTGTTATGGATTCAGTACAAGGGACCGAGGGTTCGATGAAACTCACTTCTTTCTACAATAATTTCCCAGAATTCATTTCTCCTCCAAATATACCCCTAAAGAGACCACTTATGACGTCAACTGTGAGCTCTCATGTGCAACAGGTGAACGGGCAAAGAGAAGGCTGCCTCTTAATCCCTGCAACCACAGACTCAATGCCAGCTGCTTCTCCGGGCAGTCACAATTCCATTTCAAGCCGCTGTTTCTCTCTAAAGAGAGCAACTAGTGATGCAAAATTGCTCGACTTGGCCCAAGAGAAGACCAAACTTCTGGTTCGTTCGAATAgccaaaacattttcatcaacaATCATGCTACGGCTGACACTCCACTCATGCCACTGAATCTCAACAACGAAAATGAGATGGTTCATTACAAAGTGAAAGCGTCTTTCAGGGAAGAAAACATCCGATTCAGCCTGCATCATCAGTCGAGTTTCAAGGACTTGAAACAAGAAGTTTTAAGGCGTTTTGATGTCCATGATATCAGTAAAGTTGACATCAAGTACCTGGATGATGACGCAGAATGGGTGCTTTTGACATGTGACTCTGATCTCGATGAATGCTTGGATATACATAGATCCTCTAAGATCCGCGTGATAAAAATTGCCGTCGTCAATAAGAGCTTATGATCAGTTTTGGAATTTAATTTGGTAGTATGAAATAGTGGACTATACCAGCTGGGAAGAAGGGTGCTGTTTCCTTTGGAAGAGAGAACCATCAACTATCTTTGGTGAAACTTGAGCTAACTGAACTCCTCGACTAATTCAGATCATGTGCCAAAATGACATTATAGTTAGACATACAGTTAGTGACATGATTCCTGTATGTATTATTTTAGGATCCAATTTCTCGGTTGGAATAACGTAGAGATGTAAAACGAGTCTGAGTCGATTTGTAAATGAGTCATTTTATCATTAAGTTTGAGATTCTGTATCATTGTTGTAAAGCTCGTAAATTGGTTTGTTGTTACTGCTGTTAATTTCTCCGTAGCCtgatatatttttcatgtcaaaaaatatatgattaatatttttattcaatcttttttttttaaaataataatctgATCTCTCATTTATTATCTTTAACTTTGAGGGAACCGAGTTGAATTTGGTAGTGCTTCAGCATTGACCCAATGACCAAGGAGGAGAGAAGGCCCCACCACTACCACCGAAAGTCTGCAATCGCACTAGCCTTGGgcctttatatttttatatatattattaaattaggTTATATTTTTTGCTCGAAATTAAAAATTGAAGCTTCGTACGGGAATACTGTGCATGCATCTCTAGTCAACCCTAACAAGTAGGTGTTGATGTATCCTACGCTTAATttagtataattttttaaaaccaattattatttattataaataatataattgggTGAGGTTTTTTGATCGACGTTTTGACTTCGGACAATGTAATAATAGTCTTGCTGATTCTTGAAAACATTAGTGATACTTGCATGATTTGGTGGTCCATTATATATCCatgataatatcaatttatgAACGTGACAATATTTTAGAAATCTTCTAAAAAAACACTCTTCAAAGCAAAATATTattatctaaaaaaattatataatataatagtagTCCAACAAatactataaataaaaaataattgtagCCAATACTATAATCTAAATTAATCTAATTATTCTACAACAAAGTATATGGTAACATACCAAGAAGTAAAACCCATGCATCAATCACCGTCACCGTGACGCACTAATCGAAAAATTGGTTCTTCCACAGCCACGCCGCTGCTCCGCCTCCTCCGAAGGCTCCGGTTGATACCCCAAGACATGGAGGAATCAATCAATCGAGGGCATTGGGACCTGCACAAGCTTTGAGAATTGGACTCCAAATCCACTGCACCAAGAATTTCCTCCGCCGCCGCCCATTCATATTGTAGCTCCTCCCTCCTCCATCCCTCATCACCTGTCCTATGTACCCTCCGCCGCCACCAGTTCCATACAACCCTTCACATAGATCTCCAATCTCCGTCGGAGCCGTCGGATCCTCACCGGCGTACCACGCGTTCACTAGCGGGTTCGACGATAGCTCCGCCAGCTCGTGTCCGATGACGCTAATCATCCCATCAACTCCTACGTCTCCGTTTGGAGGATTCAACGGCGTAGCACCTCCACCGGACATGTACGACGGAATAGCGAAGGGGTAAGCACAGACCTCCGGGCATTGCTTCTCGGAGTTACCCACCCAAGCGTACGGCAATGTGTAACCAACCATCGACGCGAATGTGAAGTAGTGGAACCCGCAGACGGCCCGGCAGAAATCTTGCACTGTCACATCCACGGAGGTGAGGACGAGATAGATGCCGTTCTTGTGGTCGACGGGGAAGGGTTTGGACTTGACTGCGGAGGCAATAACTTGCTGGATGGAGAGACGTGTCAGATGAGTCCCGAGGGAGTATTTCGTATCCGAATACTCACCGGCAATCAGAATAGATCGCGAAATGTTGGCCCCCGTCTGGTCCGCGTAGAGGGAGGCCGTGCGCCACCACTCCGAGACGGAGGGGGAAGGGGCGGCCCGGTGGTTGAAGGTGGATATTGAGAGCAGAAAATCCTTGATAATGAGCTGCTGGGATGCGGCCCACTTCCCGTACCAAATGAGGTAGA
Proteins encoded:
- the LOC140958219 gene encoding protein EXORDIUM-like 5 encodes the protein MAALQTTVVLAFFGFLLFFPLTVQPANHKKHTSTDYKVTSNPQLPPRSFSASKRYEGSSDLVNLRYHMGPVLSSPINIYLIWYGKWAASQQLIIKDFLLSISTFNHRAAPSPSVSEWWRTASLYADQTGANISRSILIAGEYSDTKYSLGTHLTRLSIQQVIASAVKSKPFPVDHKNGIYLVLTSVDVTVQDFCRAVCGFHYFTFASMVGYTLPYAWVGNSEKQCPEVCAYPFAIPSYMSGGGATPLNPPNGDVGVDGMISVIGHELAELSSNPLVNAWYAGEDPTAPTEIGDLCEGLYGTGGGGGYIGQVMRDGGGRSYNMNGRRRRKFLVQWIWSPILKACAGPNALD